The Coriobacteriia bacterium region CGGCTGTGACGAGCTCGGCGTCCAACAGCATCGCGAGCGCGGGGAACAGAGCGTCGTTGATCGTGAGTCCGTGAGTGCGGGCGAGCGCGACAGCTGGTTCTGTGAGGCGACGGGTGAGAGGGACCGTGACGAGGTCGATGTCGTCGAGCGCGCCAGCCGCGGACTCCACGTGATCGAAGCCGAGGCGCGAGTACCGAAGTGCATTGAGTACCTCAGCGGCGAAGTGGCCGGGCGCTGCGAGAGTCACAAGCCGCGAGCGATGCTCCTCGAGGAGTGCCCTCGCAGCGTCCACGGATGACTCGTCTTGCGTCTTGTACCACTTCACAGCGACCGAGCTGTCGATCACGACAATCCGTGCCTCCTGGGATCCTGTCGTCACAGCCATCACTCGTCTTCCTGTCGCAGCCATCGAGGCGGAGCGTCTCGGATGGCGCGGATGGCTTCCTCGGCGGTCGGCGCATCCTTTGGCATGTGCGTGGCGATCTCCCGCATCGTCTTCATCGCTTCGCCGATCCGCTTCGAGCGTGCGTCTTGCTCGCGCTCCATATCGAGCGACTCGCCGTAGCGCGCGATCGCTTCCTGGATGAACGCCGAGCGGCTGACGCCGGCCTGGGCGGCGCGGCGGTCGACGTCTTCCAGCATGCCGTCGGGGATGGAGACGGTGGGCTTGGCCATTGTGCGCTCCGGTGGTAGGACTTCTGGTACCACCGAGAGTAGTACCGTCGAGGATCCGAGGTCAAGTGCGTGCTGACATTGCGGCCGCATCGGTCCAGCGCGACTATGATAACTTGAGTTAGTCATATGAATGGTCTACCATTCATAGCATGACAACCGACATCGACATTCTCGAGGCGCTCTTCGGCGGTCCGGGGCGGACGGCCGTGCTGCGACTGCTCGCCGCTCAGACATCGGATCTCACCGGGAGGCAGATTGCCGAGCTTGCTGGTCTGAGCCAGCCAGGTGCCGCAGGTGCGCTCAACCATCTTGCGGGTCTGGGCGTGGTCCAGCGGCGCCGCGCCGGGCGCGCGATCCTTCATCAGCTGGACCGGGAGAACCTGCTCGTGCAATCGATCGTCTTGCCTGCACTGGCCGCCGAAGCCCACCTGATTGAGGACCTGCAGTCCGAGCTCCGCACGGCGTTTGGCCCACTGGCCGAGAGCCTCGTGCTGTTCGGGAGTGTCGCGCGGGGGGAGTCCGCGCCCGGAAGTGACATCGACGTACTCGTGGTGACTGCCGACAACGACGATGCGACTCGGGCGATGCAGGTGGCGGACCGCGAAGGACCGAGGTTCTTCAGACGGTACGGGATGCCACTGTCGGTGATCGTGACCGCTCGCGATCGGCTTCCCGCCGAGCCGGGAGCGTTCTTGGCCCGGGCGCGCGACGAGGGAATCCTCGTCAGCGGGATCGGACTCTCGACACTGATGCCGCATGGTTCCGCAGAGTGACCGAACTCGGCCGAGCACCAAGGCCGACGCCCGGCAGTATCTCGCCAAGGCCGACGAGTTCCTCGCCGCCATGGAATCCCAACTCGCCGCACAGCAGTGGGATGCGGCCGGCCTTGCGGCGATCCACTCGGGAATCTCTACGGCGGATGCGGTGCTGTCGTACCGCGGCGGCGTCCGCAGCGCGGGTCAGGATCATCGTGCTTCCGCGGAGCTTCTGGTCCAGGTGCTGGGTTCAAATGCCGAGGATGGCTCCAAGCATCTCCGACGGCTCATCCAGAAGAAGACACTCGTGGAGTATGAACAACGGAGGCTTACGCAGGCCGAGGCGACGGATCTGGCCGAGCACGCCCGCCGGCTCCTGAAGTGGGCCCAGACGCAGGTGCCTTCCTGAGTCTCACTCCATCCGCGTGCCCACGAGCTCCCAGGTGCCGGTATAGAGGTGGCCGTCCACGCCGGAATCAATGGACCCCTCCATCACACCCGTGAAGGCGTCGCTGCCGTCCTGGGTAGCGCGGACCACGATAGTGCTCGTCCAGGTGGCGCCGTCCTCGTCGGCGTAGGCAGCGGAACCTTCGTAGACCCAGTCATTGCCGTTCGACTCCACGACGCCTGAATACCGGTCGTCGTTCATCTGCATCTGCATCACGGGGCCGACAACTGCACACTCCCACTGCGCGCTTGGCTGGTCGCCGAGGAAGCGGTACTCCTCGTTGTCGATGTCGGTGAGTGTGGTGGCCACGGTCCAGCGACCCTCGAGGATGGCAGGGTCGATGTCCTCGGCGGACTCGCCGGGGCTCTCGGCGGGCTCGGAGCTCGTGGGTGTCTCCGACGGCGCGGGTTCACAGCCGAAGGCGACAAGGGCGAGCACGAGTGAGAGTGCGACGAGCAGCAGGCGACGAAGCGACATGCGAACCACCCCCTGAAAGGGTGTGTACCCGCCGAACGAGGGTTGGGCATACACTGATGCGGGAGGTTCGCCTAGTGGAGTCGCCGCTTCAGTTGGTGCTCGACCAACTCGACCCCGAGCATGCTCGGGCGCTGTTGTGGTTCGCCGAACACGAGGGCGACATCGGGCCGCGACCGTGGCGGGTCGACGGGCAATCCGTTGTGACCGGGGTGCAAGTACCACTTGTTGCCCAGCGCGGCATCCACCAGCCCAGCGGCTGGCAGGTGGCACTCAGCATCACCGCCACACGAGCCAGCGTCTACTTCGATGGCGTACCGCAGCCGATTGATTCGGATACATGGGCGCTGCCCTACATGGCGCACACCGGGCGAGATGGTACGGGCACCGAGTCTCCCTGGAATCGAGCTCTCCTGGGCAACCTGAATCGCAGAATCCCCGTCGGGGTATTCGTGCCGCATGGGGCTCACTATATGAACCTCGGCCTGGCGATGGTGGAGTCATATGACCCGCGGACGGGGACGTTCCTGCTTCGTGGTCCCCTGAAGTTCGGGCAGCGTTCGGACGTCTGGTCTAACGGTGATGATGAGACTCCGACGACTCAGGCGGCCATGGCGCGCGAGTCCGAGGGGTGGTCCGATCAGATCCGAGAACTCGACGAACCGATTGTGTACTCTCGAGGCAAGCGTCGCGTTGCGCAGGTTCAGTTCCGCCAGAACCTGTTGCGCGCGTACGACAACAGGTGCGCCGTGACGGGGTACGAAGCTCACGACGCTCTGCAGGGAGCGCATATCCTCTCCTACCGCGGTCGATCAAGCCAGCTTGTGCGCAACGGGTTGCTC contains the following coding sequences:
- a CDS encoding type II toxin-antitoxin system VapC family toxin is translated as MAVTTGSQEARIVVIDSSVAVKWYKTQDESSVDAARALLEEHRSRLVTLAAPGHFAAEVLNALRYSRLGFDHVESAAGALDDIDLVTVPLTRRLTEPAVALARTHGLTINDALFPALAMLLDAELVTADRMQARVSECRVRLLP
- a CDS encoding ribbon-helix-helix domain-containing protein, which codes for MAKPTVSIPDGMLEDVDRRAAQAGVSRSAFIQEAIARYGESLDMEREQDARSKRIGEAMKTMREIATHMPKDAPTAEEAIRAIRDAPPRWLRQEDE
- a CDS encoding nucleotidyltransferase domain-containing protein, giving the protein MTTDIDILEALFGGPGRTAVLRLLAAQTSDLTGRQIAELAGLSQPGAAGALNHLAGLGVVQRRRAGRAILHQLDRENLLVQSIVLPALAAEAHLIEDLQSELRTAFGPLAESLVLFGSVARGESAPGSDIDVLVVTADNDDATRAMQVADREGPRFFRRYGMPLSVIVTARDRLPAEPGAFLARARDEGILVSGIGLSTLMPHGSAE
- a CDS encoding HNH endonuclease — translated: MESPLQLVLDQLDPEHARALLWFAEHEGDIGPRPWRVDGQSVVTGVQVPLVAQRGIHQPSGWQVALSITATRASVYFDGVPQPIDSDTWALPYMAHTGRDGTGTESPWNRALLGNLNRRIPVGVFVPHGAHYMNLGLAMVESYDPRTGTFLLRGPLKFGQRSDVWSNGDDETPTTQAAMARESEGWSDQIRELDEPIVYSRGKRRVAQVQFRQNLLRAYDNRCAVTGYEAHDALQGAHILSYRGRSSQLVRNGLLLRADIHLLFDRHLIGIEPEVLKVRLAPGLLSTAYSGLEGRSLSRPQRDDDAPDTKRLAVHWAVFERSF